The proteins below come from a single Balaenoptera musculus isolate JJ_BM4_2016_0621 chromosome 1, mBalMus1.pri.v3, whole genome shotgun sequence genomic window:
- the LOC118884666 gene encoding olfactory receptor 10K1-like, whose translation MEWVNETSVREFFFLGFSSLAGLQQLLFVVFLLVYLFMLGTNAIIISTIVLDRALHTPMYFFLGVLSCSETCYTFVIIPKMLVDLLAQKKTISFLGCAIQMFTFLFLICSHSFLLAAMGYDRYVAICNPLRYTVLMGYGGCLGLVAAACACGFTASVVITSLIFHLPFHSSNHLHHYFCDISPVLKLASHHSRLSQLVIFMLGVFVLVIPLLLILVSYIHVISAILKIPSSVGRYKAFSTCASHLIVVTVHYGCASFIYLRPKSNYSSSQDTLISVSYTILTPLFNPMIYSLRSKEFISALRRTMVQTSCPIN comes from the coding sequence ATGGAGTGGGTCAATGAAACCTCGGTGAGAGAGTTTTTCTTCCTTGGCTTCTCATCTCTGGCTGGGCTGCAACAGCTGCTCTTCGTTGTCTTTCTGCTTGTTTACCTGTTCATGCTGGGCACCAATGCCATCATCATTTCTACCATTGTGCTGGACAGAGCCCTCCATACCCCTATGTACTTCTTCCTTGGTGTCCTCTCCTGTTCTGAGACTTGCTACACCTTCGTCATTATACCCAAGATGCTGGTTGACCTGCTGGCCCAGAAGAAGACCATCTCCTTCCTGGGCTGTGCCATCCAAATGTTtaccttcctcttcctcatctgcTCTCACTCCTTCCTGCTGGCAGCCATGGGTTATGATCGTTATGTGGCCATCTGTAACCCTCTGCGTTACACAGTGCTCATGGGTTATGGGGGGTGTTTGGGACTTGTGGCGGCTGCCTGTGCCTGTGGCTTCACTGCCTCAGTGGTCATCACCTCCCTGATATTTCACCTGCCATTCCACTCCTCCAACCATCTCCATCACTACTTCTGTGATATCTCTCCTGTCCTCAAGCTGGCATCTCATCACTCTCGCCTCAGTCAGTTGGTCATATTCATGCTTGGTGTATTTGTCTTGGTTATTCCACTGTTACTTATCCTGGTCTCCTATATCCACGTCATCTCTGCCATTCTAAAAATCCCATCCTCTGTTGGAAGATACAAAGCTTTCTCTACCTGTGCCTCCCATCTCATTGTGGTAACTGTTCATTATGGTTGTGCCTCTTTCATCTACTTAAGGCCCAAATCCAATTACTCTTCAAGTCAAGACACCCTAATATCTGTGTCTTATACCATCCTCACTCCATTGTTCAATCCAATGATTTACAGTCTGAGAAGTAAAGAATTCATATCAGCCCTTCGAAGAACAATGGTCCAGACTTCATGTCCTATTAACTAA
- the LOC118899966 gene encoding T-cell surface glycoprotein CD1e, membrane-associated-like isoform X2: MLLLLPLLFKVLLCHGASKVAPQVLGPRHSAAEEPLSFHVLQISSFANRSWTHTQGSGWLGELQTHGWDSVLGTIRFLKPWSQGNFSKEELKNIQAFLRLYIHSFPREVQAFANQFQFQYPFELQVSFGCLIHPGKASESFLNGAYQGSDFLSFQENSWKPSPGAGSRAQNVCLLEAGKSELQRQVKPEAWVSKGPSPGPGRLLLMCHVSGFHPKPVWVMWMRGEQKQPGTQQGDVLPNADGTWYLQVTLDVAAGEAAGLSCRVKHSSLGGQDLIIHWVGYSYLLILICLMVIVSLVMLVIVDSSFKEQRSRYPRPQGFKTSALLGTGVVDQKQTLKEMKIQLWRH, from the exons atgctcctcctcctgcctctgctcttcAAGGTACTTCTTTGCCATGGGGCAAGCAAAGTGG CTCCACAGGTCTTAGGACCCCGTCATTCGGCCGCAGAAGAGCCCCTCTCCTTCCACGTGCTCCAGATCTCCTCCTTTGCCAATCGCAGCTGGACACACACCCAGGGCTCAGGCTGGCTGGGTGAGCTGCAGACTCATGGCTGGGACAGTGTCTTGGGCACCATCCGCTTTCTGAAGCCTTGGTCCCAGGGTAACTTCAGCAAGGAGGAGCTGAAGAACATCCAGGCATTCCTGCGGTTGTACATCCATAGTTTCCCTCGCGAAGTGCAGGCCTTTGCCAATCAGTTTCAGTTTCAAT ACCCCTTTGAGCTCCAGGTATCATTTGGTTGTTTAATTCATCCTGGGAAGGCCTCAGAAAGCTTCTTAAATGGGGCATATCAAGGATCAGATTTCCTGAGTTTCCAAGAAAATTCCTGGAAACCGTCTCCAGGAGCAGGGAGTCGAGCTCAGAATGTCT GCCTCCTTGAAGCAGGGAAGTCAGAACTGCAACGACAAG TGAAGCCAGAGGCTTGGGTGTCCAAAGGCCCCAGTCCTGGGCCTGGTCGTCTGTTGCTGATGTGTCACGTCTCTGGCTTTCATCCAAAACCCGTGTGGGTGATGTGGATGAGGGGTGAGCAGAAGCAGCCAGGCACTCAGCAAGGAGATGTCTTGCCCAATGCTGATGGGACTTGGTATCTCCAAGTAACCCTGGATGTGGCGGCTGGGGAGGCGGCCGGCCTGAGTTGCCGAGTAAAGCACAGCAGTCTAGGAGGCCAGGACCTAATCATCCATTGGG TTGGATACTCCTACCTTCTGATATTGATCTGTTTGATGGTAATAGTTTCCCTGGTCATGTTGGTTATAGTTGACTCATCATTTAAAGAACAGAG GAGTCGATACCCAAGACCCCAGGGGTTCAAGACATCAGCTCTGCTTGGCACAGGAGTGGTGGACCAAAAACAGActcttaaagaaatgaaaatccaaCTCTGGCGTCATTAA
- the LOC118899966 gene encoding T-cell surface glycoprotein CD1e, membrane-associated-like isoform X3, with the protein MLLLLPLLFKVLLCHGASKVAPQVLGPRHSAAEEPLSFHVLQISSFANRSWTHTQGSGWLGELQTHGWDSVLGTIRFLKPWSQGNFSKEELKNIQAFLRLYIHSFPREVQAFANQFQFQYPFELQVSFGCLIHPGKASESFLNGAYQGSDFLSFQENSWKPSPGAGSRAQNVCKVLNHYKFIKEIIQSLLSDTCPRFLAGLLEAGKSELQRQVKPEAWVSKGPSPGPGRLLLMCHVSGFHPKPVWVMWMRGEQKQPGTQQGDVLPNADGTWYLQVTLDVAAGEAAGLSCRVKHSSLGGQDLIIHWVGYSYLLILICLMVIVSLVMLVIVDSSFKEQRSRYPRPQGFKTSALLGTGVVDQKQTLKEMKIQLWRH; encoded by the exons atgctcctcctcctgcctctgctcttcAAGGTACTTCTTTGCCATGGGGCAAGCAAAGTGG CTCCACAGGTCTTAGGACCCCGTCATTCGGCCGCAGAAGAGCCCCTCTCCTTCCACGTGCTCCAGATCTCCTCCTTTGCCAATCGCAGCTGGACACACACCCAGGGCTCAGGCTGGCTGGGTGAGCTGCAGACTCATGGCTGGGACAGTGTCTTGGGCACCATCCGCTTTCTGAAGCCTTGGTCCCAGGGTAACTTCAGCAAGGAGGAGCTGAAGAACATCCAGGCATTCCTGCGGTTGTACATCCATAGTTTCCCTCGCGAAGTGCAGGCCTTTGCCAATCAGTTTCAGTTTCAAT ACCCCTTTGAGCTCCAGGTATCATTTGGTTGTTTAATTCATCCTGGGAAGGCCTCAGAAAGCTTCTTAAATGGGGCATATCAAGGATCAGATTTCCTGAGTTTCCAAGAAAATTCCTGGAAACCGTCTCCAGGAGCAGGGAGTCGAGCTCAGAATGTCTGTAAGGTGCTCAACCACtacaaatttattaaagaaatcatTCAGAGCCTTCTCAGTGACACCTGCCCTCGGTTTCTGGCAGGCCTCCTTGAAGCAGGGAAGTCAGAACTGCAACGACAAG TGAAGCCAGAGGCTTGGGTGTCCAAAGGCCCCAGTCCTGGGCCTGGTCGTCTGTTGCTGATGTGTCACGTCTCTGGCTTTCATCCAAAACCCGTGTGGGTGATGTGGATGAGGGGTGAGCAGAAGCAGCCAGGCACTCAGCAAGGAGATGTCTTGCCCAATGCTGATGGGACTTGGTATCTCCAAGTAACCCTGGATGTGGCGGCTGGGGAGGCGGCCGGCCTGAGTTGCCGAGTAAAGCACAGCAGTCTAGGAGGCCAGGACCTAATCATCCATTGGG TTGGATACTCCTACCTTCTGATATTGATCTGTTTGATGGTAATAGTTTCCCTGGTCATGTTGGTTATAGTTGACTCATCATTTAAAGAACAGAG GAGTCGATACCCAAGACCCCAGGGGTTCAAGACATCAGCTCTGCTTGGCACAGGAGTGGTGGACCAAAAACAGActcttaaagaaatgaaaatccaaCTCTGGCGTCATTAA
- the LOC118899966 gene encoding T-cell surface glycoprotein CD1e, membrane-associated-like isoform X1: MLLLLPLLFKVLLCHGASKVAPQVLGPRHSAAEEPLSFHVLQISSFANRSWTHTQGSGWLGELQTHGWDSVLGTIRFLKPWSQGNFSKEELKNIQAFLRLYIHSFPREVQAFANQFQFQYPFELQVSFGCLIHPGKASESFLNGAYQGSDFLSFQENSWKPSPGAGSRAQNVCKVLNHYKFIKEIIQSLLSDTCPRFLAGLLEAGKSELQRQVKPEAWVSKGPSPGPGRLLLMCHVSGFHPKPVWVMWMRGEQKQPGTQQGDVLPNADGTWYLQVTLDVAAGEAAGLSCRVKHSSLGGQDLIIHWDPIFPHSSNQNLFSAHVSHPAFPQESIPKTPGVQDISSAWHRSGGPKTDS, encoded by the exons atgctcctcctcctgcctctgctcttcAAGGTACTTCTTTGCCATGGGGCAAGCAAAGTGG CTCCACAGGTCTTAGGACCCCGTCATTCGGCCGCAGAAGAGCCCCTCTCCTTCCACGTGCTCCAGATCTCCTCCTTTGCCAATCGCAGCTGGACACACACCCAGGGCTCAGGCTGGCTGGGTGAGCTGCAGACTCATGGCTGGGACAGTGTCTTGGGCACCATCCGCTTTCTGAAGCCTTGGTCCCAGGGTAACTTCAGCAAGGAGGAGCTGAAGAACATCCAGGCATTCCTGCGGTTGTACATCCATAGTTTCCCTCGCGAAGTGCAGGCCTTTGCCAATCAGTTTCAGTTTCAAT ACCCCTTTGAGCTCCAGGTATCATTTGGTTGTTTAATTCATCCTGGGAAGGCCTCAGAAAGCTTCTTAAATGGGGCATATCAAGGATCAGATTTCCTGAGTTTCCAAGAAAATTCCTGGAAACCGTCTCCAGGAGCAGGGAGTCGAGCTCAGAATGTCTGTAAGGTGCTCAACCACtacaaatttattaaagaaatcatTCAGAGCCTTCTCAGTGACACCTGCCCTCGGTTTCTGGCAGGCCTCCTTGAAGCAGGGAAGTCAGAACTGCAACGACAAG TGAAGCCAGAGGCTTGGGTGTCCAAAGGCCCCAGTCCTGGGCCTGGTCGTCTGTTGCTGATGTGTCACGTCTCTGGCTTTCATCCAAAACCCGTGTGGGTGATGTGGATGAGGGGTGAGCAGAAGCAGCCAGGCACTCAGCAAGGAGATGTCTTGCCCAATGCTGATGGGACTTGGTATCTCCAAGTAACCCTGGATGTGGCGGCTGGGGAGGCGGCCGGCCTGAGTTGCCGAGTAAAGCACAGCAGTCTAGGAGGCCAGGACCTAATCATCCATTGGG ATCCCATTTTCCCCCACAGCTCAAATCAGAACCTCTTCTCTGCCCATGTCTCCCACCCTGCCTTTCCACAGGAGTCGATACCCAAGACCCCAGGGGTTCAAGACATCAGCTCTGCTTGGCACAGGAGTGGTGGACCAAAAACAGActcttaa